The window AACTCCTCCACGAGCCCCTGGATCTCTTCCATGGCCTCCTTGAGGGTGAGCTCCCCGTCCTTGTACTCGTCCAAAACCTCCTCTATGGCCTCCAGCACCCCCACCGCGGCGCTCGCCTGGGAGAGGGCCTGGGCCAGCTCGGAAAGCTTTTCCGCCAGGTCCATGCCCCCATGCTACCCCAAAAGCTCGGCGAGCCGGGAAAGGGCCCGGCCGTACTTCTTGGCGAAGGCCCCGTGACGGTAGCTTTCGGGAAAGAGGTCCTTCAGGGGGGCCCCGGAGGCCTTGAGGTCCAGGCCCAGGTTGTAGAGCTGGTCCACGAAGTGGACGAAGCGGAGGGCGTCGTTCTGGTCGTGGAGGGGTTCTAAGCCGCGGAGGTAGACGGCCTTCAGGCCGTCAAAGAGGTAGCGGTAGCGGATGGGGTGGAGCCGCCTCAGGTGGGCGATGAGCTCGGGAAAATCGTCCAGGCTCTTGGGCCTGGGGTCCTCCCGGTAAAGGGCGAGGAGCCTTTCCTCGGGGAGGGGGTCAGGCAGGCGGTCCGGGTCCCGGTGGCGGAAGTCCTCCCCCTCAATCCGCTCCACGGCGAAGCGGCGGGCGAGGCTTTGGATCTGGTGGCGGAACTGCTCGGCGTTGAACCGCCCCTCCCCCAGGGCCCCGGGCGGGGTGTTGGAGGTGGTGGCGACCCTCAGGCCCCGGTCCATGGTGAGGGCGAGGAAGTGGGTGACCATCTGGGCGTTCCCCGGGTCGTCCAGCTCAAACTCGTCCAGGAAGAGGTAGCGGAGCCCGGAAAACCGCCTCGCCCCCTCCCTAAGGCCCAAGAGCCCCAGGGTGTAGGTGAGCTCCTCAAAGGTGAGGAAGGCCTTGGGGGAAGGGGCCTCGAGGTAGGCGGCCACCAGGAGGTGGGTCTTCCCCACCCCGAACCCCCCGTCCAGGTAGATCCCCTGGGGCCCGGGAAGCCGGGGACGGAGGAACCCCCGGGGGCGGTCGTGCACCCAGCGGCGGAGCCGCTCCTTGACCAGGGCCTGGGAGGGGTACCGGGGGTCGGGCCGGTAGGTCTGGAAGGTGGCCCCAAGGAAGCGGGGCGGGGGCACGAAGCCCTGGAGAAGCCGGTCCAGGTCCACCTCGGGGGTGCGCTCCACAAGCCGCATGGCTCTAAGGCTAAGGGCCCGCACCTGGGTCCTGCAACACAAAAAGGGGCCGCACGCGGGTCGCGCGGCACGGGGCGCCCGAAACAAGAGGGCCCCCACCGCGGCGAAAGCCGCTTAGGGCTGCCCCGAGGCGGGGCGGAGGCCCAGGCGCTCCAGGACCATGCGGGTGGCGGGGCTTTTGTTCAGGGTGTAGAAGTGGACGCCCTCCACCCCGGCCTCCAAAAGCTCCGCCACCTGGCGGACGGCGTGCTCCACCCCGATCTCCAGGACGGCCTTGGGATCGTCCTGGTGGCGCTCCAGCTTGGCGAGGAGGGGCCCGGGGATGCTCGCCCCGCAGACCTCGGTGAAGCGGCGGAGCTGGCGGTAGCTGGTGACGGGCATGATCCCGGGGAGGATGGGGATCCCGATGCCCGCCCGCCTCGCCCGCTCCAGGAAGCCGAAGTAGTGGGCGTTGTTGAAGAAGAGCTGGGTGATGGCGAAGTCCAGCCCCGCCTCCACCTTGGCCTTGAAGTGGCGGAGGTCGGCCTCGAGGCTCTCGCTTTCCGGGTGCCCCTCGGGGTAGGCCGCCCCGCCCACGGAGACCCGGTCCCCGTACCGCTCCCGGATGAGGGCCACGAGCTCCGCCGCGTAGCGGAAACCCTCCGGGTGGGGGCGGAAGACCCTTTCCCCTCTTGGGGGGTCGCCCCGGAGGGCGAGGAGGTTTTCCACGCCGCTTTCCACGAAGCGGTGGAGGACCTCGGCCACCTCCTTCCGGCTCTGGCCCGCCACGGTGAGGTGGGCGAGGGGGTTGAGGCCGAGGCTCTGGATCCTCTGGGCCCAGGCCACGCTCCTCTCCCGGGTGCTCCCCATGGCCCCGTAGGTGATGGAGACGAAGGCGGGGCGGAAGGCCTTGAGCTCCTCCAGGGTGCGGAAGAGGGCCTCCTCCCCCTCCGGGTCCTTCGGGGGGAAGAACTCAAAGGAGAAAAGCGGGCCCCGCCGCGCCTTGAGGAGGTCCCGTATTTTCATGCGAACGAGTGTAGCCCCCCTCCTCCCCGGGGTCAAGGCGGCCGGGGTACCATGAGGGCATGGTCCAGGTGCCCGAGATCCCCAAGGTGGAAACCGTGGAACTCCCCGCCAAGGAGACGGCCCTCATCGTGGTGGACATGCAGAACGACTTCGCCCACCCCAAGGGCGCCCTCTTCGTCCCCGACGCCCCCCAAAGCGTCCCCGCCATCCGGCTCCTCCTGGAGAGGGCGCGGCAAGCGGGGGCCAAGGTGGTCTACACCCAGGACTGGCACCGGGAGGACGACCCCGAGTTCCAGATCTGGCCCCGGCACGCCGTGGCCGGGACCTGGGGCGCGGAGATCCTGGAGGAGCTTAAGCCCGAGCCCGAAGACCTCGTCATCCGGAAGGTCCGCTACGACGCCTTCTACGGCACCCCCTTGGACCACTACCTGCACCTCTTCGGGGTAAAGCACGTGGTGGTCACGGGGACGGTGGCCAACATCTGCGTCCTGCACACGGCGGGGTCCGCGGCCTTGCGCTGGTACAACGTGGTCCTTCCCGAGGATGCCACCAGCGCCCTCACCCCCTTTGACCTGGAGGCCACCTTGCGCCAGGTGACCTTCCTCTACCAGGGCAAGGTCACCCGGGCCGAGGGGGTTCGGTTTGTTTGAGCACCCCGTCCTCGCCGCCTTTTACCGGCGGCACGGCCCCGCCCCCTTCGCCCCCAACCCCTTTCCCCAAAGGCCCCCCTTCCGCGTGCTCGCGGAGAGCGTGGTGGCCCAGCAGCTCTCCACCCGGGCGGCCGCCCGCCTCGCCGAGCGCCTCTTCCGCCTCGTCCCTCCTACCCCGGAGGCCTTCCTCGAGGCCCCCTTGGACCTCCTGCGGCAGGCGGGCCTCTCCCGGGCCAAGGCCTTGGCCCTGAAAGACCTCGCGGCCAAGGCCGAGGAAGGGCTTCTGGACGGGCTTGACCGCCTGGAGGACGAGGCGGTGGTGGAGCGCCTCACCCGCGTCCGGGGGGTGGGGCTTTGGACCGCGGAGATGTTTTTGATGTTCGGCCTGGGAAGGCCCGACGTCTGGCCGGTGCGGGACCTGGGGCTTCGCCGGGCCGCGGCGCGCCTTTTCGGCGTGGCCCCCGAGGCCCTTCCCGCCTTCGGCGAGGCCTTCCGCCCCTACCGGAGCCACCTCGCGTGGTACCTATGGCGAAGCCTGTCCTCCCCCTAAAGGAGGCCCCGGCCTCGGGCGAGGTGGCCCTCCTCCGCCTCCTCGAGGCCCGGGGCCAGGAGGTGGTCCCCACCTGGGTGGTGGACCTGGA of the Thermus thermophilus HB8 genome contains:
- the zapE gene encoding AFG1/ZapE family ATPase; amino-acid sequence: MRLVERTPEVDLDRLLQGFVPPPRFLGATFQTYRPDPRYPSQALVKERLRRWVHDRPRGFLRPRLPGPQGIYLDGGFGVGKTHLLVAAYLEAPSPKAFLTFEELTYTLGLLGLREGARRFSGLRYLFLDEFELDDPGNAQMVTHFLALTMDRGLRVATTSNTPPGALGEGRFNAEQFRHQIQSLARRFAVERIEGEDFRHRDPDRLPDPLPEERLLALYREDPRPKSLDDFPELIAHLRRLHPIRYRYLFDGLKAVYLRGLEPLHDQNDALRFVHFVDQLYNLGLDLKASGAPLKDLFPESYRHGAFAKKYGRALSRLAELLG
- the metF gene encoding methylenetetrahydrofolate reductase [NAD(P)H]; this encodes MKIRDLLKARRGPLFSFEFFPPKDPEGEEALFRTLEELKAFRPAFVSITYGAMGSTRERSVAWAQRIQSLGLNPLAHLTVAGQSRKEVAEVLHRFVESGVENLLALRGDPPRGERVFRPHPEGFRYAAELVALIRERYGDRVSVGGAAYPEGHPESESLEADLRHFKAKVEAGLDFAITQLFFNNAHYFGFLERARRAGIGIPILPGIMPVTSYRQLRRFTEVCGASIPGPLLAKLERHQDDPKAVLEIGVEHAVRQVAELLEAGVEGVHFYTLNKSPATRMVLERLGLRPASGQP
- a CDS encoding nicotinamidase, which encodes MVQVPEIPKVETVELPAKETALIVVDMQNDFAHPKGALFVPDAPQSVPAIRLLLERARQAGAKVVYTQDWHREDDPEFQIWPRHAVAGTWGAEILEELKPEPEDLVIRKVRYDAFYGTPLDHYLHLFGVKHVVVTGTVANICVLHTAGSAALRWYNVVLPEDATSALTPFDLEATLRQVTFLYQGKVTRAEGVRFV
- a CDS encoding DNA-3-methyladenine glycosylase family protein, with translation MFEHPVLAAFYRRHGPAPFAPNPFPQRPPFRVLAESVVAQQLSTRAAARLAERLFRLVPPTPEAFLEAPLDLLRQAGLSRAKALALKDLAAKAEEGLLDGLDRLEDEAVVERLTRVRGVGLWTAEMFLMFGLGRPDVWPVRDLGLRRAAARLFGVAPEALPAFGEAFRPYRSHLAWYLWRSLSSP